From the genome of Scytonema hofmannii PCC 7110, one region includes:
- a CDS encoding DUF3084 domain-containing protein, whose translation MTTGYILILAILILGGAIATVGDRIGTRVGKARLSLFNLRPKNTAVLVTILTGTLVSASTLAILFAADEGLRKGVFELEDIQKDLRRKRESLESTTQQLDVTRKELEQARKEQQEKEERLQKTNESLKEANAKQQATQNQLNRTTEQLSRTLSQQAQIQAQLQNTETQLDQVVARYKQTVAELRNVDVEKKKLLAEVEKLKIGRQKLFAEAKRAIAQAQEAIEKRDRELANRQEVIQQRDKKINDLDRLIQERNQAIAEREKVIAQREFRLKDLETQQNELEQEVARLEKFYQSYRELRLGKLALVRGQVLASGVVRIEQPPAARQAIVQLLQEANRTANLRLTEPGTNTENSQILFVTKEQIEQLSQQIKDGREYVVRVFSAGNYVRGENGIQFFADATLNQKVFTGGEVLAATTADPQKMTAYQLRQRLELLISASQFRARNAGILDSIQIDSTFYRFITQLRQYNLPLDIKAVAAEDTFTAGPLKVKLIAIQNGQVVFST comes from the coding sequence ATGACCACCGGGTACATCCTAATATTGGCAATATTAATTTTGGGAGGCGCGATCGCCACAGTGGGAGACCGTATCGGTACCCGAGTTGGCAAGGCGCGACTCTCACTTTTCAATCTGCGTCCTAAAAATACAGCAGTACTGGTTACTATTCTTACAGGAACTTTAGTCTCGGCATCAACTCTGGCAATTTTGTTTGCTGCTGACGAAGGGTTGCGCAAAGGAGTGTTTGAGTTAGAGGATATACAAAAAGACCTTCGTCGCAAGCGCGAAAGTCTTGAATCCACAACTCAACAACTGGATGTCACGCGGAAAGAACTAGAGCAAGCTAGAAAAGAACAACAAGAGAAAGAAGAACGTTTGCAAAAAACCAATGAGTCATTAAAGGAGGCAAATGCCAAACAACAAGCAACGCAAAACCAACTGAATCGCACGACAGAACAACTCAGCCGCACTCTCAGTCAACAAGCTCAAATTCAAGCTCAACTCCAAAATACGGAAACTCAACTGGATCAAGTCGTTGCACGCTACAAACAAACCGTAGCTGAACTGCGAAACGTTGATGTTGAGAAAAAAAAGCTGTTGGCAGAAGTAGAAAAACTTAAGATAGGGCGGCAAAAATTGTTTGCCGAGGCAAAAAGAGCGATCGCCCAAGCTCAAGAAGCTATTGAAAAGCGCGATCGCGAACTGGCTAACCGACAGGAGGTTATTCAACAGCGAGACAAAAAAATTAATGACCTAGATCGGCTCATTCAAGAACGCAACCAAGCCATTGCGGAACGAGAAAAAGTCATTGCTCAAAGAGAGTTTCGCCTCAAAGACCTGGAAACACAACAGAATGAACTAGAACAGGAAGTTGCAAGGCTGGAAAAATTCTACCAGTCCTATCGCGAACTGCGTTTGGGAAAACTTGCCTTAGTTCGAGGTCAAGTTCTCGCCTCTGGAGTTGTTCGGATTGAACAACCACCAGCTGCGCGTCAGGCGATCGTTCAACTGTTACAAGAAGCCAATCGAACTGCTAACCTCAGACTCACTGAACCCGGTACAAACACAGAAAATTCACAGATATTATTTGTTACTAAAGAGCAAATTGAGCAACTCAGCCAGCAAATTAAAGATGGTCGAGAATATGTAGTACGAGTGTTTAGCGCTGGTAACTACGTTAGAGGAGAAAATGGTATTCAATTTTTTGCCGATGCCACGCTTAATCAAAAAGTCTTTACAGGAGGTGAGGTATTAGCTGCCACAACAGCCGATCCCCAAAAAATGACAGCCTATCAATTAAGGCAGCGACTAGAATTATTAATTTCGGCTTCGCAATTTCGCGCCCGTAATGCTGGAATATTAGACAGTATTCAAATAGATAGTACATTTTACCGCTTTATTACCCAATTGAGGCAGTATAATTTGCCATTAGATATTAAAGCTGTTGCAGCAGAGGACACGTTCACGGCAGGACCACTCAAAGTAAAACTGATAGCAATTCAGAACGGGCAAGTTGTTTTTAGTACTTAA
- a CDS encoding DUF3146 family protein yields MSAKRLPETTAHVRIIRQSWQQGYLEGEVRAGNFEWQFQWHFHRGELAVKPSQGRALIKEPLGRFLEQRDYQLEPGGDYAFTIRAEL; encoded by the coding sequence GTGAGTGCCAAGCGTTTACCAGAAACCACTGCCCATGTCAGGATTATCCGTCAATCCTGGCAACAAGGCTATCTCGAAGGTGAAGTCAGAGCAGGCAATTTTGAGTGGCAGTTCCAATGGCATTTCCATCGCGGGGAACTTGCTGTCAAGCCTTCTCAGGGACGTGCTTTAATTAAAGAACCGTTGGGTCGCTTTTTAGAGCAACGAGACTACCAACTCGAACCGGGCGGAGACTATGCTTTCACGATTCGAGCAGAATTGTAA
- a CDS encoding DUF6875 domain-containing protein, which translates to MQLYTPVEIERFQQDLPYLIEIQQWIKNFLTKPHPNLGRSGPVCPYVPHALKTNSIQLGVIRAQNLQLQEIEELVLSYKDIFLKIEPRNKETELTNTILLIFPDIKLNDTSRLIDSVQQKLKEFFVDAGLMLGEFHKRNYSPGLHNSNFYPLQSPIPILAIRFMVESDLPFLVTTNNLELRVKYLTSYLRHFEKENQDSENVKNARHTLKLTQEQIQNKKLLNLCGDRY; encoded by the coding sequence ATGCAACTCTACACACCTGTTGAGATAGAACGCTTTCAACAAGACCTTCCCTATTTAATTGAGATCCAACAGTGGATTAAAAATTTTTTGACAAAACCTCACCCAAATTTAGGTAGATCGGGTCCTGTATGCCCTTATGTACCTCATGCGCTCAAGACAAATAGTATCCAACTAGGAGTTATCCGTGCTCAAAATTTGCAGTTACAGGAAATTGAAGAACTAGTTTTAAGCTATAAAGATATTTTTCTAAAAATAGAGCCACGGAACAAAGAAACTGAGCTGACCAACACTATTCTCTTAATTTTTCCTGACATTAAGCTAAACGATACCTCTCGTCTGATTGATAGCGTGCAACAAAAGCTCAAGGAATTTTTTGTAGATGCAGGGTTGATGTTAGGGGAATTTCACAAGCGCAATTATAGCCCCGGTTTGCACAATTCCAATTTTTATCCCCTTCAAAGTCCCATTCCCATTTTAGCTATTCGCTTTATGGTTGAATCAGATTTACCTTTTCTTGTAACCACTAATAATTTAGAACTCCGCGTTAAGTATCTCACATCTTATTTGAGACATTTTGAAAAGGAAAATCAAGACAGTGAAAACGTCAAGAATGCTCGTCACACTTTGAAATTGACACAAGAGCAAATTCAAAACAAAAAACTCTTGAATTTATGTGGCGATCGCTATTAA
- a CDS encoding pre-16S rRNA-processing nuclease YqgF, whose product MTIPEFSPTQPVILGFDPGRDKCGLAVMGVDRQIYYHEVVPSDGAIAAILSLRQKYPISLLVMGDQTTAKRWKQQLYQELTDSLNIILIDERYTTLEARDRYWLMYPPRGLTRLLPRGMRQPPRPIDDIVAILLIERYLNRLTK is encoded by the coding sequence ATGACTATTCCTGAATTTTCACCAACGCAACCAGTCATTTTGGGCTTCGATCCAGGTCGAGATAAGTGTGGTTTAGCTGTTATGGGCGTAGATAGGCAAATTTACTATCACGAAGTTGTCCCCTCCGATGGTGCGATCGCTGCTATTTTATCGCTGCGACAAAAGTATCCCATTTCCTTATTGGTTATGGGAGACCAAACAACAGCTAAGCGTTGGAAACAACAACTTTATCAAGAATTAACAGATTCATTAAACATTATCTTAATAGATGAGAGATACACCACTTTAGAAGCACGCGATCGCTATTGGCTAATGTACCCTCCTAGAGGATTGACAAGATTGCTACCCCGTGGTATGAGACAACCCCCTAGACCAATAGATGACATTGTTGCCATCCTGCTGATTGAAAGATACTTAAATCGGCTGACGAAATGA